A DNA window from Agarivorans sp. TSD2052 contains the following coding sequences:
- a CDS encoding DHH family phosphoesterase: MNYIDIFNGDADGIIALLQLRLAEPKDSQLVTGVKRDIQLMNKLEFSAECEVTVLDISMEKNIDGLTKALNAGAKVSYFDHHRPGTIPEHASLNATIDMDPNVCTALLVDKHLNGQFHLWAITAAYGDNLLAKAEQLADEAKLNLSQRAQLKEFGTLINYNGYGATLDDLHIKPVELFQSLLAYDNPFSAIAADNSPFAVLQNAYKADMALAEASDCAASTDVAEVYLLPNQQWSRRVGGVFGNQLANNNPNKAHAVVSDNGDDTYLISVRAPLNNKTGADEVCSEFVTGGGRKAAAGINRLPHDQLDAFIRRLNGFYA; this comes from the coding sequence GTGAACTACATAGACATTTTTAACGGTGATGCCGATGGCATTATTGCCTTATTACAATTACGTTTAGCCGAGCCAAAAGATAGCCAATTGGTTACCGGTGTTAAGCGCGACATTCAGTTAATGAATAAGCTTGAATTTAGCGCCGAGTGCGAAGTAACCGTGTTAGATATTTCTATGGAGAAGAATATCGATGGCCTGACCAAAGCATTAAATGCCGGTGCTAAAGTTAGCTATTTTGACCACCATCGTCCTGGAACCATCCCTGAGCACGCTTCGCTGAACGCTACCATTGATATGGATCCTAACGTTTGTACTGCGCTGTTAGTGGATAAACACTTAAATGGGCAATTTCATTTATGGGCCATTACCGCAGCCTATGGTGACAACCTGCTGGCTAAAGCTGAGCAGTTAGCTGATGAGGCTAAACTTAATCTATCTCAAAGAGCCCAGCTGAAAGAGTTTGGTACACTGATTAACTATAACGGTTACGGTGCTACGCTAGACGATTTACATATTAAGCCGGTTGAGTTATTTCAGTCTTTATTGGCTTACGACAATCCATTTTCTGCTATTGCCGCTGATAATTCCCCCTTTGCTGTGCTACAGAACGCTTATAAAGCCGATATGGCGTTAGCAGAAGCCAGTGATTGTGCTGCAAGTACTGATGTGGCAGAGGTGTATTTGCTGCCTAATCAACAATGGAGCCGACGGGTAGGTGGCGTGTTTGGTAATCAACTGGCCAATAATAACCCTAACAAGGCGCACGCTGTCGTCAGTGATAATGGCGATGACACATACTTGATTAGTGTTCGGGCTCCGCTAAATAATAAAACCGGGGCCGATGAAGTGTGTAGCGAATTTGTGACAGGTGGTGGCAGAAAGGCAGCCGCAGGTATTAATCGGCTACCGCATGATCAACTTGATGCCTTTATTCGCCGCTTAAACGGTTTTTATGCATAG
- the cysD gene encoding sulfate adenylyltransferase subunit CysD: protein MENFNLTHLKALEAESIHIIREVAAEFDNPVMLYSVGKDSAVMLHLARKAFYPGKIPFPLMHVDTNWKFKEMIQFRDKMAEKYGFELIVHKNPEGIAMGMGPFTHGSAVHTDVMKTQGLKQALDKYQFDAAFGGARRDEEKSRAKERVYSFRDKNHRWDPKSQRPELWNTYNSKVNKGESIRVFPLSNWTELDIWQYIYLENIDIVPLYLAAKRPVVERDGTLIMVDDDRMPVDEKDIQHKMVRFRTLGCYPLTGAVESEADTLQEVIQEMLLTKTSERQGRVIDHDSAGSMEKKKMEGYF, encoded by the coding sequence ATGGAAAATTTTAATTTAACCCATCTCAAGGCCTTAGAGGCTGAGAGTATTCACATTATCCGCGAAGTGGCGGCTGAATTTGATAACCCTGTGATGCTTTATTCAGTTGGTAAAGATTCAGCGGTTATGTTGCATTTGGCACGTAAAGCATTTTACCCTGGTAAAATTCCCTTCCCACTAATGCATGTAGATACCAACTGGAAATTTAAAGAAATGATCCAGTTTCGCGATAAAATGGCCGAAAAGTATGGTTTTGAGCTAATTGTCCATAAAAACCCGGAAGGTATCGCCATGGGCATGGGGCCTTTTACCCATGGCAGCGCCGTGCATACTGATGTGATGAAAACTCAAGGTTTGAAGCAGGCCTTAGACAAGTATCAATTTGACGCAGCCTTTGGTGGTGCTCGCCGTGATGAAGAGAAGTCTCGCGCAAAAGAGCGTGTTTACTCTTTCCGCGATAAAAACCACCGCTGGGATCCTAAATCACAGCGCCCTGAGCTTTGGAATACTTATAACTCTAAAGTAAACAAAGGCGAGAGCATTCGTGTTTTCCCCTTATCTAACTGGACTGAGCTTGATATTTGGCAATACATCTACTTAGAGAATATCGATATTGTTCCTCTCTATCTAGCGGCGAAACGCCCTGTGGTTGAGCGCGACGGCACCTTAATAATGGTGGATGACGACCGTATGCCGGTTGATGAAAAAGACATTCAGCATAAAATGGTACGTTTCAGAACGTTGGGTTGTTACCCGCTAACAGGCGCGGTTGAATCTGAAGCAGATACCCTACAAGAAGTGATTCAAGAAATGCTGCTGACCAAGACGTCTGAGCGCCAAGGTCGAGTTATTGACCATGACAGCGCTGGCTCAATGGAAAAGAAAAAGATGGAAGGCTATTTCTAG
- a CDS encoding glycosyltransferase family protein — MTDYCIASPHKNELWYDYRLYDNLKSELKLLGFNYRAGAKNRIYLLGGRVLHFYPEVGPFDEAANNIALSYCHFDQVKDYGIFNHVFFCSQRVQSKIYVDKRCRLPAANIGIIRPFSSLTPSTTIDTKYSCDIAFIGTPRIRPIVEAILPIVEKHKLDFKLFGPNWDKYSGNNNAVKYWSGTSIPYKDISVLAHNAKLCLIDHHESMNQDGAVSHKYVDFLSAGSLVISDNNKNAKGFYKGLCFTSPDDLEPLVLKYLASKQLRTEQIALQLELLSKQTTALAARTLSEQFI; from the coding sequence TTGACAGATTATTGTATTGCTTCTCCGCATAAAAATGAGCTTTGGTATGACTACCGTTTGTATGACAACTTAAAAAGTGAGCTCAAGCTACTGGGGTTTAATTATCGAGCAGGCGCTAAGAATAGGATTTATTTACTTGGTGGGCGAGTGTTACATTTTTACCCTGAAGTCGGACCATTTGATGAAGCTGCGAACAATATAGCTTTATCCTATTGCCACTTCGATCAAGTTAAAGATTACGGAATATTTAACCACGTTTTTTTTTGTAGTCAGCGAGTGCAGTCGAAAATTTATGTAGATAAACGTTGCCGATTGCCTGCCGCTAACATTGGTATCATTCGACCTTTTTCTTCACTTACCCCTTCAACCACTATCGATACCAAGTATAGCTGCGACATTGCATTCATCGGAACGCCAAGGATTCGACCTATAGTTGAAGCAATATTGCCTATAGTTGAAAAGCATAAATTAGATTTTAAACTGTTCGGTCCTAATTGGGATAAATATAGTGGTAACAATAATGCGGTGAAATATTGGAGTGGAACCAGTATCCCTTATAAAGACATATCGGTCTTGGCACATAATGCCAAGTTGTGCCTTATAGACCATCATGAGTCGATGAATCAGGATGGTGCGGTTAGTCATAAATATGTCGACTTCTTAAGTGCGGGCTCTTTAGTTATTAGTGATAATAATAAAAATGCCAAGGGCTTTTATAAAGGACTTTGCTTTACATCGCCAGATGATTTAGAGCCGTTAGTATTGAAGTATCTAGCATCGAAGCAACTAAGAACAGAGCAAATAGCGCTGCAGCTTGAATTGCTTTCTAAGCAAACTACTGCGCTTGCTGCGAGAACCTTATCTGAACAGTTTATTTAA
- a CDS encoding glycosyltransferase family 2 protein gives MSLLQNSSPKPKVKIIAVAKDEAAYLPEWVFHHLNVGFDAIDIYINRTSDNTDAIAKKIQESFSNVRFFNADWVDFCPDQVKKNIQYVVYSKAFYEEVKADEFDYIFYLDIDEFWMSNDSVSSIQDFIIANDFPDTLSFQWINEYGGQQPFQTLKGEINGALHPLVKTAVKINCNMKAMGFHFPLLHSGRSVLCDGTKFRSDPKLRECLHSRLHQVRAAMVVHRMFRSPMEYVSLLNRGRPSDKLNIKLNRSGYNFSLGEDVSFVTEQVNAKSYSSKLDAFISDLEPELSISREFVKSRYNNCLSSISSVPLIYALDLLRVFRGCTEREFSHVIKSITNASNLKQCKSAEALRDLAVALESIDLAASLRVMEQALVVRPGGPMIMNKIASYRKTLNL, from the coding sequence GTGAGCCTATTACAGAATAGTAGCCCTAAACCTAAAGTTAAGATCATTGCTGTAGCAAAGGATGAGGCGGCTTACCTACCTGAGTGGGTGTTTCACCACCTGAATGTTGGTTTTGATGCCATTGATATATACATAAACAGAACATCAGATAATACTGACGCTATTGCTAAGAAAATCCAAGAATCTTTCTCAAATGTACGTTTCTTTAATGCTGACTGGGTTGACTTTTGCCCTGATCAAGTTAAAAAGAACATTCAATATGTTGTTTACTCTAAGGCTTTTTATGAAGAGGTGAAAGCCGATGAGTTCGATTACATTTTCTATTTAGATATAGATGAATTTTGGATGAGTAATGATTCTGTTTCATCAATCCAAGATTTCATTATAGCTAATGATTTCCCAGATACATTATCCTTTCAATGGATAAATGAATACGGTGGTCAGCAACCTTTTCAGACTCTAAAAGGTGAAATAAATGGCGCGCTTCACCCCCTAGTAAAAACAGCGGTTAAAATCAATTGTAATATGAAAGCTATGGGTTTTCATTTCCCATTGTTGCACTCAGGGCGTTCGGTGCTGTGTGATGGTACTAAGTTCCGTTCAGACCCTAAATTAAGAGAGTGTTTGCATAGTCGGCTTCATCAAGTCCGAGCTGCGATGGTGGTACACCGTATGTTTCGTTCTCCAATGGAGTATGTTTCTTTGCTAAATAGGGGACGCCCTTCTGATAAGCTTAATATTAAACTGAACCGTTCTGGGTATAACTTCTCGCTAGGAGAAGACGTTTCATTCGTAACTGAACAAGTAAATGCTAAAAGCTACTCGTCAAAACTTGATGCATTTATCAGCGATTTAGAACCTGAGCTTTCTATCAGCCGTGAGTTTGTTAAAAGCAGGTATAATAACTGTCTTTCCTCGATAAGTAGTGTGCCCCTCATTTACGCTTTAGATTTACTAAGAGTTTTTCGTGGATGCACAGAACGTGAGTTTTCCCACGTCATCAAAAGCATAACTAATGCTAGCAATTTGAAACAATGTAAATCAGCAGAAGCGTTAAGAGATTTGGCGGTAGCTTTAGAGAGTATAGATTTGGCAGCGTCTCTTCGCGTAATGGAACAGGCTTTAGTCGTTAGGCCCGGCGGGCCGATGATTATGAATAAAATTGCAAGTTATCGTAAAACTTTAAACCTATAG
- a CDS encoding SLC13 family permease, whose product MSWQAIIVLAVFASTIAALVRYQNNPTKIFGGVILFLYFCNLVSTEQLIASVANPGLLTLVLLMLCSIALEKTRLLRLVASSIIKPSLKETWIRLYSITVLASAALNNTAVVATLLAPIRNNPNHSASKLLLPLSYAAILGGTLTLIGTSTNLIVNSLLIDTSGVSLGFFDFTLIGLVAVIACGVTLAFSSRFLPDNDTEEVDFHSYFIDAKVQADSGLIGKSVEENGLRHLESLFLVEIVRHNKLISPVAPDEVLEAGDRLVFSGDITKLMQLNQFSGLQMFADSNGLLGSNLTEVVIRPESMLNGKSLKSAGFRAQFDAAVVAIRRDGQRVSGKLGDVVLQVGDFLVLAVGGDFKNRNNLSKNFIVVSGVETESRLSGFREWIAIGGFFTAVALAAVGVVPLFKVMFILLGILLFSGCLSPSELLRRFPKEIWLIVAAALTLSQALHNSGLVLLLESGFGHITDPEWIMLSLLVIYVLTWLLTELVTNNAAAALMFPIAYGFAIAVDANPMTFTMIVAFAASASFVSPYGYQTNLMVYNAGRYKLIDFFKVGFPVALVYAAVVLTLVPMMFPLS is encoded by the coding sequence ATGTCATGGCAAGCTATAATAGTGCTGGCAGTTTTTGCCAGCACTATCGCGGCCTTAGTCCGCTATCAAAATAACCCGACCAAAATCTTTGGTGGGGTTATTTTGTTTTTATACTTTTGTAATTTAGTGTCTACAGAGCAGCTCATTGCTAGCGTGGCTAACCCCGGCTTATTGACTTTAGTATTGTTGATGTTGTGCTCGATTGCGTTAGAAAAAACACGGTTGCTGCGCTTAGTGGCGTCTTCAATCATTAAACCTTCATTGAAAGAAACGTGGATCAGGCTGTACAGTATTACAGTATTAGCCTCTGCGGCTTTGAACAATACAGCAGTGGTTGCCACTTTATTGGCACCTATTCGTAACAACCCCAACCATAGTGCAAGCAAGTTATTATTGCCCTTATCTTACGCGGCTATTTTGGGCGGCACTTTAACCCTTATTGGTACTTCAACTAATCTTATCGTAAATAGCCTATTGATTGACACCAGTGGAGTTTCTCTTGGCTTTTTCGATTTTACCTTGATTGGCTTAGTGGCGGTGATTGCTTGTGGCGTAACCCTGGCGTTTAGCTCGCGGTTTCTGCCTGATAATGACACCGAAGAAGTGGACTTTCATAGCTATTTTATCGATGCCAAGGTGCAAGCTGATTCAGGTTTGATAGGCAAGAGTGTAGAAGAAAATGGTTTACGCCATTTAGAATCACTGTTTTTAGTTGAGATAGTTCGCCATAACAAACTGATTAGCCCCGTAGCCCCTGATGAAGTGCTTGAAGCCGGTGACCGGTTGGTATTTAGTGGCGATATCACCAAGTTGATGCAACTTAACCAGTTTTCTGGCTTGCAAATGTTTGCCGATTCTAACGGGTTGCTTGGTTCTAATTTAACCGAAGTAGTGATACGCCCAGAAAGTATGCTGAACGGTAAAAGCCTTAAAAGTGCTGGTTTTAGAGCGCAGTTTGATGCTGCGGTTGTTGCTATACGCCGCGATGGTCAGCGAGTATCTGGGAAGTTAGGTGATGTGGTTTTGCAAGTCGGCGACTTCCTTGTGTTGGCGGTAGGTGGCGATTTTAAAAATCGTAACAACTTGAGTAAAAACTTTATTGTAGTGAGTGGAGTAGAAACGGAAAGCCGTTTGAGTGGTTTTAGAGAATGGATTGCCATTGGTGGTTTTTTTACAGCCGTTGCGCTAGCCGCTGTGGGTGTTGTCCCTTTATTTAAGGTGATGTTTATATTGCTCGGCATCTTACTCTTTTCTGGTTGCTTAAGCCCTAGCGAGTTGCTACGTCGTTTTCCTAAAGAAATTTGGTTAATTGTGGCCGCGGCACTGACGCTGTCTCAGGCTCTTCATAATTCAGGGCTAGTATTATTGTTAGAAAGTGGCTTTGGCCATATCACCGATCCGGAATGGATTATGCTGTCTTTACTCGTAATTTACGTTCTTACATGGTTATTAACCGAGCTAGTCACTAATAACGCGGCCGCAGCACTGATGTTTCCAATTGCCTATGGATTTGCCATTGCGGTTGATGCAAACCCAATGACCTTTACCATGATTGTAGCTTTTGCTGCCAGTGCTAGTTTTGTTAGCCCTTATGGTTACCAAACTAATTTAATGGTGTATAACGCGGGCCGTTATAAATTGATCGATTTCTTTAAAGTTGGCTTTCCTGTTGCTCTCGTTTATGCGGCGGTAGTGTTAACTTTAGTTCCTATGATGTTTCCGTTGAGCTAG
- the cysC gene encoding adenylyl-sulfate kinase — MDNKSENVVWHAHSVSREARSEHKQHKPCVLWFTGLSGSGKSTVANAVDHLLHKRNVHTYVLDGDNVRHGLNGDLGFSDKDRVENIRRIGEVAKLFVDAGLVVSTAFISPFKADRDLVRNQLSAGEFLEVFIDTPLAVCEQRDPKGLYKKARAGEIKHFTGIDSAYEVPTSADIHVETDGKSVEDCANEVISALENAGIIS; from the coding sequence ATGGATAATAAAAGCGAAAATGTTGTGTGGCATGCCCACAGTGTAAGCCGTGAAGCCCGTTCTGAGCATAAACAACATAAACCTTGTGTTTTATGGTTTACCGGTTTAAGTGGCTCGGGTAAATCAACCGTTGCTAATGCGGTTGACCACCTTTTACATAAACGTAATGTACATACCTATGTATTAGATGGTGATAATGTTCGCCACGGTTTAAATGGCGACTTAGGCTTTTCTGACAAAGACAGAGTTGAGAATATTCGACGCATTGGGGAAGTCGCCAAGTTATTTGTTGATGCGGGCTTAGTGGTTTCAACAGCCTTTATCTCTCCTTTTAAGGCCGACCGTGATTTAGTGCGCAATCAATTATCAGCCGGCGAGTTTTTAGAGGTGTTTATTGATACGCCATTAGCTGTGTGCGAACAACGCGACCCTAAAGGTTTGTATAAGAAAGCTCGCGCAGGCGAAATTAAACACTTTACCGGTATAGACTCAGCCTATGAGGTACCTACTAGTGCTGATATCCATGTTGAAACCGATGGTAAATCTGTTGAAGACTGTGCCAATGAGGTGATTTCAGCCTTAGAAAACGCTGGGATAATTAGCTAG
- a CDS encoding glycosyltransferase family 4 protein — MKQREFAIPSSIKKCVFAANTSWYLYNFHQGLMQRLMDEGWLVHVVSPVDAHTDKLLAMGLVHHPLKLSRRGTNPLIDFLSLRAIRALYRQINPKVVFNYTPKLNVYSTVAAHSLGIPVVNNITGLGTSFSSDNLLNRIVRSLLKYSQPKAQHVLFQNEDDRKIFVDGAYVKAENTSRIPGSGINLDKFRAVEAPNDGVVRFILVARLLNQKGIREYVQAAEAVARRRSDVEFQLLGIPEPSSPNSININDVNQWHKKGLINYLGSSDDVPSIVGLCDCVVLPSYYREGVPRSLLEAAAMAKPIITTDNVGCRETVEDGETGLLCQPQSVASLALAINDIADLTHAQRISMGDKGRLRMQRYFCVNKVIARYLEILQKIT; from the coding sequence ATGAAACAAAGAGAGTTTGCTATACCGTCTTCTATTAAAAAGTGTGTTTTTGCTGCTAACACCTCTTGGTATTTGTACAACTTTCATCAAGGCTTAATGCAGCGTTTAATGGACGAAGGTTGGTTGGTGCACGTGGTCTCTCCGGTCGATGCGCATACTGACAAGTTGCTGGCGATGGGCTTAGTTCACCACCCTCTTAAGTTAAGCCGTAGAGGCACCAATCCCCTAATTGATTTTTTATCGCTACGCGCTATTCGTGCGCTTTATCGGCAAATCAATCCTAAAGTGGTGTTTAATTATACGCCTAAGCTAAATGTTTACAGCACGGTTGCTGCGCATAGTTTAGGTATTCCGGTGGTGAATAATATCACGGGCCTTGGCACTAGCTTTAGCTCAGATAACCTATTAAACCGCATTGTGCGTAGCTTGTTAAAGTATAGCCAACCGAAGGCGCAGCATGTTTTATTTCAAAACGAAGATGACCGGAAAATTTTTGTAGATGGTGCTTATGTTAAGGCTGAAAATACCAGTCGTATTCCTGGCTCAGGGATAAATTTAGACAAGTTTCGCGCCGTGGAAGCGCCAAATGATGGGGTAGTGCGCTTTATTTTGGTGGCTAGGCTGCTTAATCAAAAAGGTATTCGCGAGTATGTGCAAGCCGCCGAGGCGGTGGCGCGACGACGTAGTGACGTAGAGTTTCAATTACTTGGTATACCTGAACCATCAAGTCCTAATTCGATAAATATTAATGATGTTAATCAATGGCATAAAAAAGGGCTGATTAATTATCTTGGTTCGTCTGATGACGTACCTAGTATTGTTGGTTTGTGTGACTGTGTGGTACTGCCGTCTTATTATCGCGAAGGCGTGCCGCGTAGTCTTTTAGAAGCGGCTGCCATGGCCAAGCCGATTATTACCACCGACAATGTGGGTTGCCGTGAAACCGTTGAAGACGGTGAAACGGGCCTACTGTGTCAACCGCAAAGTGTTGCTTCGTTAGCCTTGGCTATTAATGACATTGCCGATCTCACACATGCCCAGCGAATAAGCATGGGTGATAAAGGGCGGCTTAGAATGCAACGTTATTTCTGCGTCAATAAAGTTATAGCGCGTTATCTAGAGATATTGCAGAAAATCACGTAA
- a CDS encoding four helix bundle protein yields MDFERLVVWQRAVDLSVHIYSHFSDSKDFGFKDQITRSSLSIPSNIAEGMVRRSDKEKLNFINIAQGSCAELRTQVLIGIRINYIPNDLGDVWMQETRELGSMLFGLAKSI; encoded by the coding sequence ATGGATTTTGAACGCTTAGTTGTTTGGCAACGCGCAGTAGATTTATCTGTTCACATTTATTCTCATTTTAGTGATTCAAAAGATTTCGGTTTTAAGGACCAAATTACCCGTTCTTCTTTGTCTATCCCCAGTAATATCGCTGAGGGCATGGTAAGACGCTCTGATAAAGAGAAGTTAAACTTTATCAATATCGCTCAAGGCTCTTGTGCGGAATTACGTACACAAGTTTTAATTGGTATCCGAATTAATTATATACCTAATGATTTAGGTGATGTTTGGATGCAAGAAACGCGCGAACTTGGTTCAATGCTATTTGGCTTGGCTAAAAGCATTTAG
- the cysN gene encoding sulfate adenylyltransferase subunit CysN, with protein sequence MSHQSDLIASDIEEYLQQHEQKQLLRLLTCGSVDDGKSTLIGRLLHDSKMIFEDQLATIKNDSKRFNTTDGEFDLALLVDGLQSEREQGITIDVAYRYFSTDKRKFIIADTPGHEQYTRNMATGASNCELAIVMIDARYGVQVQTRRHSFIVSSLGIKQVVVAINKMDLVDFAEARFEEIKAEYQKFAENLNIDSIKFVPISALNGDNVVERSELSPWYHGDTLMGMLEVAPITSGLNFDDFRFPVQYVNRPNLDFRGFCGTISSGVVRKGDEVMSLPSGKVSKVASIVTFDGEIEEAFAPMAVTLTLEDEIDASRGNMLVHTNNQPIVASSVEATVVWMAEEPLIPNKQYDFKLATKTTSGSVDSIDYQIDVNTLENKDAVRLNLNEIGHCQVQFSQQVAFDAYTKAQGTGSFIIIDRITNVTVGAGMITGQGKLDETKPNAHFSSFEVELNALIRKHFPHWDAKDLREFLK encoded by the coding sequence ATGTCACATCAATCAGATTTAATAGCGTCAGATATTGAAGAATATCTGCAACAACATGAACAAAAACAACTGTTACGTTTGTTAACTTGCGGCAGTGTAGACGATGGTAAAAGTACCTTAATTGGTCGTTTACTGCATGATTCGAAAATGATTTTTGAAGATCAATTAGCCACGATTAAAAACGACTCAAAGCGTTTTAATACCACCGATGGCGAGTTTGATTTGGCTTTGTTAGTGGATGGTTTGCAATCAGAGCGTGAGCAGGGCATTACTATTGATGTAGCTTATCGTTATTTTTCTACTGATAAACGCAAATTCATTATTGCCGACACCCCAGGGCACGAGCAATACACCCGTAACATGGCGACCGGTGCGTCTAACTGTGAGCTAGCCATTGTGATGATTGATGCTCGTTACGGTGTGCAAGTGCAAACCCGTCGTCATAGCTTCATTGTATCGTCGCTGGGTATTAAGCAAGTGGTTGTTGCGATTAACAAAATGGATTTGGTTGATTTTGCTGAAGCCCGTTTTGAAGAAATTAAAGCCGAATACCAGAAGTTTGCTGAAAACTTAAACATCGACAGTATTAAGTTTGTGCCTATCTCTGCACTTAACGGTGATAACGTGGTTGAGCGCAGTGAATTAAGCCCTTGGTATCACGGCGATACGCTAATGGGAATGTTAGAAGTTGCGCCGATTACGTCTGGCTTAAACTTTGACGATTTCCGTTTCCCTGTGCAATACGTTAATCGACCTAACCTTGATTTCCGCGGCTTCTGTGGAACCATTAGCTCAGGCGTTGTCCGTAAAGGTGATGAAGTGATGTCTTTACCTTCAGGTAAAGTTTCAAAAGTTGCCTCTATCGTCACGTTTGATGGTGAAATAGAAGAAGCTTTTGCACCTATGGCGGTTACCCTGACCTTGGAAGACGAAATTGACGCTAGCCGCGGCAATATGTTGGTGCATACTAACAACCAACCTATTGTAGCCAGCAGTGTTGAAGCTACCGTTGTTTGGATGGCAGAAGAGCCATTAATTCCAAATAAACAGTATGACTTTAAGTTAGCGACTAAAACCACATCGGGTTCGGTAGATAGTATTGACTACCAAATTGATGTGAATACTTTAGAAAACAAAGACGCGGTTCGTTTAAACTTGAACGAAATTGGTCATTGCCAAGTCCAGTTTAGCCAGCAAGTCGCCTTTGACGCATACACTAAAGCACAAGGTACAGGTTCATTTATTATTATTGACCGTATAACTAATGTCACCGTAGGCGCGGGTATGATTACCGGTCAAGGCAAGCTAGATGAAACCAAGCCGAATGCTCACTTTTCTTCTTTTGAAGTAGAGTTAAATGCCCTCATTAGGAAGCATTTTCCACATTGGGATGCCAAGGACTTGCGTGAGTTTCTAAAATAA
- a CDS encoding sulfatase-like hydrolase/transferase: MRVLLKGCLIVSVISLMSCGSEQEVKNKDVVAKPNIILIVTDDHGYADLGVQGQADFVKTPNIDQIAINGVRATSAYATAPQCTPSRGALITGRYQQRFGLEDTRFTPLPIEQITLPERLQGAGYVTGMVGKWHLQVDAGSRYWKQNVLGDSNIATADIPEETLAPYFPENRGFDDVFFGLGNKYWTNFDLEGNDKELSYQEFSNYRITIKNAAAKAFVRRHAEEPFFLYLSYLAPHTPLAALQSYLNRFPQEMPERRRHALAMLLAIDDGVGALVNILKEKGIYDNTLIMFASDNGAPLLLDMPDVAIPSGGAVWDGSLNTPWVGEKGMLTEGGIRVPMVMQWPDKLAKGLVTDKPLLLTDLTVTALAAAGVDVDDKDVDGLDLLPVINDDLDLSERELFWRFWGQSAIRKGKWKYLRVAENSEFLFDLSQPDPESTNYINLEVAVADELRDKLDNWLAGLARPGEGDLTFKAQEKVWYDFFLSDD, translated from the coding sequence ATGCGCGTTTTATTAAAAGGATGTTTAATCGTATCAGTTATTAGTCTGATGTCTTGTGGTTCAGAGCAGGAAGTTAAGAACAAGGATGTTGTAGCAAAGCCTAATATCATTCTTATAGTGACTGATGACCATGGATATGCCGATTTGGGTGTTCAAGGTCAAGCAGACTTCGTTAAAACCCCTAACATAGATCAAATAGCCATAAATGGTGTTAGGGCTACAAGCGCATACGCGACTGCACCGCAGTGCACCCCCTCTAGAGGAGCTTTAATTACCGGCCGTTATCAACAAAGGTTCGGCTTAGAAGACACTCGCTTTACTCCTTTACCTATTGAGCAAATTACCTTACCAGAGCGTCTTCAAGGTGCCGGTTATGTTACAGGCATGGTAGGGAAATGGCATTTGCAAGTTGACGCAGGCTCTAGGTATTGGAAGCAAAATGTTCTGGGCGATTCAAATATAGCAACCGCCGATATACCAGAGGAAACACTGGCGCCCTATTTTCCTGAAAATCGGGGGTTTGACGATGTATTTTTTGGTTTAGGCAACAAGTATTGGACTAATTTCGATTTAGAAGGGAACGATAAAGAACTATCATATCAAGAGTTCTCTAACTATCGTATTACAATCAAGAATGCGGCAGCTAAGGCCTTCGTACGCAGGCATGCTGAAGAACCGTTTTTTCTTTATCTTTCGTATCTAGCGCCTCATACCCCTTTGGCTGCTCTACAGAGTTATTTAAATAGGTTCCCTCAAGAGATGCCTGAACGCAGGCGGCATGCTTTGGCTATGCTACTGGCAATCGATGATGGCGTTGGAGCCCTAGTCAATATACTTAAAGAAAAAGGTATTTATGATAATACCTTGATCATGTTTGCTAGCGATAACGGGGCGCCGCTATTACTTGATATGCCAGATGTGGCCATTCCCTCCGGCGGCGCTGTTTGGGATGGCTCTTTGAATACCCCTTGGGTAGGTGAAAAAGGGATGCTCACAGAGGGCGGAATTCGAGTTCCAATGGTTATGCAGTGGCCAGATAAACTCGCTAAAGGGCTTGTTACAGATAAACCGTTGTTACTCACTGATCTTACCGTTACTGCTTTGGCCGCTGCTGGAGTGGATGTTGACGACAAAGATGTTGACGGACTCGATTTATTGCCCGTTATCAATGATGATCTTGATTTAAGTGAGCGCGAATTATTCTGGCGATTTTGGGGGCAATCAGCAATAAGAAAAGGTAAATGGAAGTATTTACGAGTCGCTGAAAATAGCGAATTTTTATTTGATTTGAGCCAGCCTGATCCTGAATCAACTAACTACATCAATTTAGAGGTGGCGGTCGCTGATGAATTAAGAGATAAATTGGATAATTGGCTAGCAGGCTTAGCTCGACCAGGCGAAGGAGACTTAACATTTAAAGCACAAGAAAAGGTATGGTATGACTTTTTCTTGAGTGACGATTAA